The stretch of DNA GGGTCCAGCGCATCTGGCGTCGCGAGGGGCTGAAGGTCCCCAGCCGACATAGACCCCGCAGCCGCCTGTGGCTGAGCGACGGCTCCGGCGTGCGGCTACGACCGCTTCACCGCAACCCCGTCTGGAGCTTCGACTGCGTACAGGCTCAGACCCACGACGGCCGAACCTTGCGCATCCTGACGCTGATCGACGAGCACAGCCGGGTGTGCCTCGCGCTGAAGGTGGCACGGCGCATCAAGAGCGTCGGCGTGATCGAGGCGCTAGCCGACGCCATGTGCCTGCACGGCATCCCGGGGCATATCCGCTGCGACAACGGCCCGGAGATGATCTCCAAGGCGTTGCGCAAGTGGGCCGCCAAAGCTGGCCCGCAGGTCCAGTCCATCGCGCCAGGATCCCCGTGGGAGAACGGCTATTGCGAGAGCTTCAACGGCAAGCTCCGTGACGAGTGCCTGCGCCAGGAGATCTTCTCCTCGCTGAAGGCGGCGCAGATCGCGATCGGTCTGTGGCAAACCACCGACAACCACGTCCGACCGCATTCGTCGCTGGGCTGTCGGCCGCCCGCGCCCGTCAGCTACCCGGATCTGGCCTTCCGGCTACCCATGACCGCGACCATGCAGGAGCCTCTCAATCGGCTCGGTCAAAAATCCGGTCAGGTCACTGCGGTGTAGGCTTTGATGAGCTGCTTCGCCGTCGGCTCGGTTGCCTGACCCCGCCAGCAGCAACGACTAGAGCGAGGGCGGCGAGGGCTGTACGCATCCCGGCAGGATATAAGCGGGATGGTGGTGTCGAGGGCAGAGCCTACGCGATGGTGGCCAACAGCGGGCAGGCGTGATGGACAGCACGTTCGGCCGGATGCACGGGCTGGCGCTGGAGAACGCGCAATCTGCGATTGCCTTGCCGGGCCGCGGCGATGTCGGCCAATAGCGGGCAGAGGTGAAAAAGGCCACGCGGATGGATTGCCGTGAGGAGCTGACGATGCAACGAGCGGCTCAGCAGCCAGCACGGCACTGAACCCGATCAACATACGGCGGGATGTCCGCGCTGAATGTCCGTACCTCAATTAAGGCGCCGCCGCGGTGCCATATCATCTCGCAGCTCGCCATCCCCAACTCATGGCAAGCCTCGGCTTCAGGATAGGCTTCACAGCGCCCATCAATGCCCCGAGCGCAACGGTCATAGCATCCTGAGTGGTCGCAATATTGATTAATTTGTTTCACTGGAGCCCATCCGAGCGAATACAAGCTTGATCGAGCCTGATCATAGGATGTGTTCTTAGGAAAATTTGGAATTTTCTCTTCAGCTATGACGGGATTTATGGCGGTGAATGTGGCGCAGATGAAAACAAGGCTATGAGAGCTTCGAACCGCCCAAGCCTTAAACTGCTTCACCAAAGCTAGAGACAAGCAAGCAGCAGTCATCGCGCCAACTTCCGGCGATCATAGCTTATAAGCTATTCCTATATTCACTGATTAGACAATTCGCGTGCGCTATTTGCTGATTAAAATCAACAATCCGCACCGCTTTGAGCGCTTCTTCCACGCGGCGGGGGATGGTGGCCCGGCAGGACTCGAACCTGCAACCAGACTGTTATGAGCGGTCGGCTCTAACCGTTGAGCTGCAGGCCCCCGCAAGGGCATAGCCATCGCCACCCTGTAGTCGCAACCTACCGACAGGGCGACGTAGAAGGTGCGCGGAACTCCTCGGCCGCTTCAGCCTGATCCCTGCCTTCTTGATCATCCCCGGCAGCGTCGTCGTCCGCCTCCGCAGCCGCCGGAGCACCGGCGCGGTACTTATCTCCGTACCGCTCCAACTCGCCGCTGTTGGTCATCACGCTGAGATACGTGTTCAGGGTGTTAGCAGCCACATCTGTCAGACGTTCGCTGATCTCGGCATGCGTCAAACCCTCGGATCCAGCCTCCTCAAGAAGCGCCTTCAACCGTCCCTTGGCCGAGTTAGCGCGCGGCCCGCGGGGTCCCCGGCTACCACGAGGTCGATCCCCGCTCGCCGGAATGCGGCGGCTCGCCGGTCGATCAGCGGCAGGCTCCTCCAAGGGCGTGCCTTCTACAATCGATGCGAGCGACCGCTCAGCGAGACGGAGCTTCGTCAACTCGTCGCCCACGCGCGCGTAGTCAGCCTCAAGGGACACGCGCTGCTGCCTCACGCTGGCCAAAGCCTTCGCGAGTGTGTCGTCATTTGCCATCAATAGCTCGACTTCCTTGGTCTTGTGGTCAGGGTTTGAGGGTGCATTCGCAAACCGGATCATTGCACTCTCTCAGGATCCCCGCTGTGCCGCACGTAGCCCCGGGCTAGACGTCAGTCCGAGAGGGCGTGCCAGACCGCTGACCACGCGTGCAAGAGCGGCCCACCCGCTAGCACGACCACGATGAGGGTCACGGCCGAAAGGGCAACCTTCGTGGTCCGGTCGGACCCTTGGTGTTGGCGACGCCGTCGATCTCGGGGCTTCAGGACTACGATCTTCGGATCCGACAAATGCTAGATTTGGCTGTCGGGCAGCTCCCGCTTCGACCGCCCCGGGCGCATGTTCGCCGCCCTACGCCCACATCACTCCGGCGCGTCTATCACGAGCCGGCGGACGGGATCAGTGCTGCACGGGCGGAACGACACCCGTGAAAGATGCCATGCCGTCTGCCTCGACCATCGCGGCAAAAGCAGAGTAGACTTCCTGGTCCGTCGCGAAGGTCTCCGTCCAAGCGGTGCAGCCGCCAGGCAAGAGGTCGATCACGACCAGCTGCCAGGGATCCTGCGTCCCAGCGTAGCGATCGATTTCGACATCGACCGTCTCACCGTCGCGGCTGAAGGATCCGGACAGAGGCGAGTGCTCGAAGTCGCGGTCCTCAAGGTCCACGGATCGCTTCCATGCGTTCAACGGCCTTGCTCACGGCCTCGCGCAGGACGGGCGGCCATGACACATCATGATCATGAAGGAACTGAGCGGAACTGATGAGAGCCTTGAGCCTCTCAGGATGCGTCGAGTCCTCCGCGGCATCTGACTGCAGAAACTGCTCTGCCAGGGCCATCGCGAGCCGAAGGATCTCGCGCAACTCCTCAGGCTGGACGTCAGCGTCGCTCACTTCGATAGCCCTTCGCCTTCAGGTGCTCGGTGAGGGCTTCGCGGATTGCCCGTGCGGCCTCGGGATCAGGCGTCGTCATCGTCGGAGCCTCCGTCCTCGAAACCATCGAATCCATCGAGGGGTACGCCAGTCCGGTACACGTCGTACTTGCGACCCAGCGCGTCCAGTTGCTTCCCTGACGCTCCAATCACGAGGTCCCGATCGCCGTCAGGAACTTCGCGCAGCAAGCGCTCGCGGAAGTCGGCGTCAGGCTCGGGATCGCTCATGCCTCACCTATGATCGTTTGGCCTTCAGGGCTTTCTCTAAGGTAGCGGAGGCGATCAGGGCTTGGCGATGTGCCACGCGCCATTCAAAAAGCCGTCGCCCGTGATGTCGCCGGACTTGGTGTCCTTGGTCCAAGTGTCGAGTGACTTGCCTTTGAAGGCCCGCTGAGCGGTGCCGTCGTCGCGCGTTACCGTCGTCCAATCGCCGGAGCCTGTCGATGCGGACGCTGCCGTCAGGGGCGGCCAGTTCTCGGCGCAGCGTCCGTTGCACATCGACTTACCGCCCACGTCCTTGTCGAACGTGTAGAGCGTCATGCCCTTTGCATCGACCCAGGCGGGTCCTTTCGAGGTCTCGCCCTGTGTGGCGGGCGCGGCAGGTTGTGCGGAGGCGGTGGAGGAGGTGAAAGCCACGAAGGCGGTGCGGATCAGCAGAGTGCGCATCGATGGGTCTCCCGCGTCTCTGAGCGATGACCTGCCGATACAGTGCCTGCAAGAACTCGCGGTATCAACGCCAACTGCGACCGATGTCGGAACGGCTGGCACACCTCGCCCGTGAACCCCAATCGGCGGCGCTCTTGTGAAACTGACGCTGATGGCTGAACTGAACGCCTGGTTGGTACGCGCCAAGTTGGCGATAGCTGCCGTGCTGCTGGCGCTCGCGGCCATCATCGCCGTGGCCCGCGGGATCGCGCGTCTTCCGTGACTTCAGTAGGCACCTCGCTATGATCGAAGGCGACGATCCGACGACCGAAGCCGTGGAGGCTTTGATTGCGGCCGGCTACATGGTCGAGCGCTTCGACGAGGATCCTGGCCTATGGCGTGTGAACGGTGAGGTGATGACCGGCGCTGAACTCGTCGCGGAAGCGGAGCGGATGGGGCTCATGGACGGATAGGATTGAGCGGGCACGCCGTGACGATACCGCCACGCGGCCCTTCTCAATTGCACCTCAGATCAACGTGCCGGGGCCAACCGGATCACCCGGCACCAAGTCTGGCCCGACCGGATCGCCGGGCACCGGATCGCTAGGCGGTTGTGGCATCGGCGGATCGCCGGGCATGGGTTCGGTCGGCGGGGGCTCACCGGGTGTTGGTAAATCCGGTCCGCCGGGGTCGGGTATGCCAGGGTTAGCCATCGTTCGGCATCTCCGTCACCGCAAGGGTCGACAGTTAATCTTGCCGCCGGATGAGCGGTTCCGTCCCTTGTCGGCCGCCATTGAGATCCGCCATTCGGATCCGTCCTACGATCATAGCGGCTGCTCTTGTCGCGTAGGGGCAGGTTGATTTGTCCGCCGTCAGCACGCTTGGGACAGATTGAGGGTCTTCACGAACGGAGGATGGCTGGTTCATCGTAGCCCCCAGGAGCGAAGATGAAACAGACATCCGGGCCGGCGCGGAAGCCGGCAGAAGCCGTGACCAAGGCCATCCGCCGCGCGACACGCCGACAGTTCTCGGCCCAGGAGAAGATCCGCATCGTACTGGAGGGCTTGCGCGGCGAGGACAGCATCGCCGAGCTGTGCCGGCGCGAGGGCATCGCCAGCTCGATATACGACGGCTGATCCAAGGAGTTCCTGGAAGCCGGCAAGAAGCGGCTGGCTGGCGACACGGCCCGAGCCGCGACCGCCGATGAGGTCAAGGACCTGCGCCGCGAGGCGGGTGCGCCGAAGGAGGTCGTGGCCGATCTCGTCCTGGAGAACCGCCTGCTGACAAGAAGTATGACCGCGGCTGGGGACGACGCCTATCGGCGCAACGGCCCCGGGGCCTTGGCGGATCGCCCGTCCCGACCCGGCCGGATCTGGAACCGCCTGCCCGAAGAGATCCGCGATCAGATCGTCGCCCTCGCGCTGGAGCAGCCGGAACTCAGCCCGCGCGCGTGGGCGGTGCGCTTCACCGATGAGCGGCGCTACTTCGTCTCGGAGGCGACCGTCTACCGCCTACTCAAGGCCCAGGACCTGATCACCAACCCGGCTTACATCGTCGTCAAGGCCGCCGACGCGTTCCGCGACAAGACCACCGCGCCCAACCAACTCTGGCAGACGGACTTCACCGACCTGAAGGTCGTTGGATGGGGCTGGTACTACCTGTCGACGGTACTGGACGACTTCCCGCGTTGCATCGTGGCGTGGAAGCTGGGCACGACGATGCAGGCCTGCGACGTCGGCGCCACGCTCGACTTGGCGCTGACCACCGCTGGCCTCGATCAGGTGGATGTCGTGCATCGTCCCAGGCTGCTCACCGACAACGGATCGAGCGACGTCGCGAGTGACTTGGCTGACTGGCTCAACAGCCGCGGCATGACCCACATCCGCGGTGCGCCCCGCCATCCGCAGATCCAGGGCAAGATCGAGCGCTGGCACCAGACGCTCAAGAACCGCATCCTGCTCGAGCACGCTCACCTGCCAGGCGAGCTGGAGGCGCGGGTTGCCGACTTCGTCGCGCACGACAACCATCTCCGGGCTCACGAGAGCCTGGGCAACCTCACCCCGGCCGACGTCTACTTCGGCCGCGGCGAGGCTATCCTGCAGGAGCGGGCACGGATCAAGCGTCAGACCCTCATGGATCGCCGCTTGCGCCATCACGCGCAGGCTGCCTAACCTCTCAACCCAGAGGGACCAGGGCCTCCGCTCCTGAGAAACGCAAACCGTCTCAAATCATCTGACGACGGACAAAGACCCTCCGGCGCGGGCACCGGACTGAGCCGGCCACCTCGTCAGCGAGCGGCCAAGCGGGCGCGCTCAAGCCTCAACGCTCATGCGTCGGACTAGCTGTCTGAACCCTGGCGGACATCTCACAGAGCGCTCTCGGCAATGCCCTTCGTGTTGCGCCCGTGTTGCGTGGAGCAGCCGCAATCGCGTCGGCTCACAGCGTGACTCGATGTAAAAAAACGATCTGTGTTGCGACGTGTTGCGGGCCCAGAAACGGCCTGCGTCGCAAAGAAAAACCCGCCACGTCATTGACATCTCGGGCTTAATCCTGGCGACCCCGGTAGGGCTCGAACCTACGACCTGCCGCTTAGAAGGCGGCTGCTCTATCCAGCTGAGCTACGGAGTCTGGAGGCCAGGCGGCCCCAGAAGCCACGGGCTCGCCCGAGGGTCAAGCACCCGCGCGGGCGCACGCACCGGCCGGCACGGATCCCGCCTGCGCGCGGCGGGGGCCTTGCGCAGCGGGACGGATCCGGACAGGCCCGGATGCGGTTCATGCCGGGGCGCCGTGCCCGTGTCCGGAGACCGAACTTGCCCGCGCCGAGCCCCACAGAACCGCCATCCGCGCGCGCCCGGCGCCGCCGGCTCGCCGCGGGCCGGGGCAGCCAGAACCGGCCCGGCGCGGATCTGCGGCGCCTGCCGATGGGCCTCGATCTCCGGGGCCTGCGCCTCGTGGAGGGCGTGCGCGCCGCCTTCGCGTTCGGCGTCGTCATCCTGATCAACATCTGGGTGCAGTGGCCGCCGCTGCTGACCATGGCGCTCGCCGCCAACCTCGCCTGCTTCTGCGACAATGGCGGGCCGATGCGGGCGCGCCTGCGCGTGCTCACCGCCTTCTCGCTGCTCGGCGGCCTGCTCTGGGCCGGGCTCGGCCTGCTCCTGCCGCTGGGCTTGGCCGTCGTCGTCCCTGTCGCCTGCGCGCTGATCTTCGCCTGCGCGTATGCGCGGGTCTGGAGCCTGCAGGCGCAGTCAGCCGGCAACGTCCTCGTTGTGGTGCTGTGCATCGCCCTCGACCGGCCGCTCACCCCCGAACAGGCCGGCATCACCGTGCTGATGTTCGCGGCCGGCGGTCTCTGGGCGACCTTCCTGGCCCTCGTGATCTGGCGGCTGCATCCCTACCGGCCGGCCCACCGGGCGGTGGCGGAGGTCTGGCACGACCTCGCGCGCCTCTGCGGCGATCTCGAGCGGCTCGTCGCCCTGCCGGAGCCCGACACGGCCGCCTTCGACGGCCATGCCCGCGGCCACCGGCGGGGCGTGCGGGCGCGCATCGAGACCGCGCGGACCATGATCCTCGACCTCGCCCGCTCCCGGGAGCGCGTCTCGGACCGCACCGCCCAGGCGCTGCTGCGCCTGGAGAGCGCCGAGCAGATCTTTTCCGCCTTGATCGCCGTGGGCGAGCTGATCGACAGCCGGCCCGACACGCGTCGCCGGGCGCTGGCAAAAGCCTTCCTGCGGCGCCTGCGCCCCCTGCTGGTGACCATCGCCCGGGCGATCCGCGACGATGTCGACCTCGACCTCGGCCGCCTGGAACATTCCATCGCGCGGACGGCTGAGGGCCTGGCGGAGGATCCGACCCTGGCGGGGCTCGCCGACCGGATCGTCGGGCGGGTGCGCATCGGCGCCAAGCTCTCGGCGCCGGAGGGTTACCGGCCCGGCGGCACGCTCACCGAGGGCGGCCGCCTCGACCGCTGGACCCGCTATATCGGGCCGCTGCAGCAGAACTTCACCCTGGCCTCGCCGAACCTGCGCCACGCGCTCCGGGCGAGTGCGGTCGCGGCGCCGGCGCTCGCCGCCACCCTGAGCTACGCGGGCGCCTTCACGCACTGGCTGGTGATGACCGTGGTGCTGACCATGCAGCCCTTCTACGCGGCAACGTGGCAGCGGGCCCTGGAGCGGATCGGCGGCACGGTGCTGGGCGGGCTCGCGGGCGCGGTGCTCGCCTATTACGCCACGACCCCGCTGATGGAGGCCGGGCTGATCCTCGTGCTCAGCGTGGTCGGCTTCGCGGCGCGCCAGATCTCCTACGGCCTCTTCGTCACCTGCCTGACCCCGCTCGTGGTCCTGCTGGTCGAGCTGCTCGAGCCGGGCCACAGCTCCTGGGAGATCGTCGCCATGCGGGCGGGCTTCACGGTGCTCGGCGGGCTGATCGCGGTGGCGAGCTGCCTGGTGCTCTGGCCGATCTGGGAACCCGACCAGGTCCGCCAGGAATTGCGCCGGGCGCTCAAGGCCCATGCGGATTTCGCCGAGGCCGTGCTGCGCGCAGGCCCCGGGCCGGAGCGGGAGGCCGCGCTCCTGGCCAGCACCCGCGCGGCCGGCCTCGCCCTCAACGATCTGGAGGCGGCGCTGTCGCGCGCCCTGCAGCAGCCCCGGGCCGGCCACCATCCGGAGGTGGAATCCGCCCTCGTGGCCGACGCGACCCTGCGCCGGATCAGCGCCCGGCTGACCGTGCTGCGGCATGCCCCCGAGGCCGCGGACCCGAAGGCGGAGATCTGGCGGCGCTGGATCACCGCGACGCTGGCGGCGCTCGGCGCCGACCGGCCGCTGCCGGATCGGCCCGATCTGAACCAGGGTCAGTCCCTGACCCGGCTGGTGAGCCAGGTCGATCTTCTGACCGGGACGCTGCGTCCCGGTCAGATCCGGGCGGCGGTCGCGGCCGGGATGACCGCGCCGCCCGGGCCGCCGGCGGTGCCGGTGACCCGTTAGCCCGACGCGGCGGTGGCCCCGGACGATCCGGGGCCCGCGGCGTCAGTACCGCGGCAGGGCGTTGGCCGGGCCGCCGGCATGCGGGCCGGAATAGCGGTAGGCGAGCGGCCGGCCATAGGCGGCGGGGGCCTGCGACGCCACCGCGGCGTTGCCGATCCAGCCCGAATAGGCGGAGGCCGGGTAGGGCGAGTGCTTCGAGTCCAGGCCCTGCGCGAGGGCCGGCGTGGCGGCCGCGGCGACCAGGGCGGCGGCAGCGAGCATGCGGATCGTCATGATGATCTCCTGGTGTCTTCGTATGACTTCAACGGGAAGTCATCCGGTCAACCGTGTCGGGTGAGGAAGATCGTCGGTGCGGCGGTCTTGATCACTCGGGCTTTGCTTGGCCGAATGTGACCTCTCAACGGAGATGTACTGCTCCGGGTTCGTCCGACGCCGTGCGCTGGCGCACGGGGGATGCGCCGCGCGCGGAAGCGTGCCAGAGACCGCGGCCTGAAAGGGATGCAACCACCATGCGGCTGATCGTCGGCCTCGGAAACCCGGGCGCGCGCTACGCGGGCAACCGGCACAATATCGGCTTCCTCGCCGTCGACGCCATCGCCCGGCAGCACCGGGCGAGCCCGTTCCGGCACCGGTTCCAGGGCGAGGCCGCCGAGGTCGTGCTGGGCACGGAACGGGCGATTCTCTTGAAGCCCTCGACCTTCATGAACGAGTCGGGCCGTTCGGTCTCGGAGGCGCAGCGCTTCTACAAGATCCCCCTCGGCGACGTGATCGT from Methylobacterium sp. PvR107 encodes:
- a CDS encoding IS3 family transposase (programmed frameshift); this translates as MRRGQKTNAEQVVLKLRQIEVRTAQGKSLALACREADISEQRYYRWRKEYGGLQVDQARKMQDPERENARLRRLVADLSLEQQVLADVAFGKLVAPERRRQAVDGIREKYGLSERHACRIVGQHRGTRRSVPTVPAEEDELTRAIIALASEYGRYGYRRVTALLQAAGWPVGKDRVQRIWRREGLKVPSRHRPRSRLWLSDGSGVRLRPLHRNPVWSFDCVQAQTHDGRTLRILTLIDEHSRVCLALKVARRIKSVGVIEALADAMCLHGIPGHIRCDNGPEMISKALRKWAAKAGPQVQSIAPGSPWENGYCESFNGKLRDECLRQEIFSSLKAAQIAIGLWQTTDNHVRPHSSLGCRPPAPVSYPDLAFRLPMTATMQEPLNRLGQKSGQVTAV
- a CDS encoding FUSC family protein is translated as MPGRRARVRRPNLPAPSPTEPPSARARRRRLAAGRGSQNRPGADLRRLPMGLDLRGLRLVEGVRAAFAFGVVILINIWVQWPPLLTMALAANLACFCDNGGPMRARLRVLTAFSLLGGLLWAGLGLLLPLGLAVVVPVACALIFACAYARVWSLQAQSAGNVLVVVLCIALDRPLTPEQAGITVLMFAAGGLWATFLALVIWRLHPYRPAHRAVAEVWHDLARLCGDLERLVALPEPDTAAFDGHARGHRRGVRARIETARTMILDLARSRERVSDRTAQALLRLESAEQIFSALIAVGELIDSRPDTRRRALAKAFLRRLRPLLVTIARAIRDDVDLDLGRLEHSIARTAEGLAEDPTLAGLADRIVGRVRIGAKLSAPEGYRPGGTLTEGGRLDRWTRYIGPLQQNFTLASPNLRHALRASAVAAPALAATLSYAGAFTHWLVMTVVLTMQPFYAATWQRALERIGGTVLGGLAGAVLAYYATTPLMEAGLILVLSVVGFAARQISYGLFVTCLTPLVVLLVELLEPGHSSWEIVAMRAGFTVLGGLIAVASCLVLWPIWEPDQVRQELRRALKAHADFAEAVLRAGPGPEREAALLASTRAAGLALNDLEAALSRALQQPRAGHHPEVESALVADATLRRISARLTVLRHAPEAADPKAEIWRRWITATLAALGADRPLPDRPDLNQGQSLTRLVSQVDLLTGTLRPGQIRAAVAAGMTAPPGPPAVPVTR